GGTATTGATGGCCACGTGTTTCTGCTCACACTGGTGCTTGGCCCACTCAAAGGCAGCCTGTAATACTTCTTTTTCGTCTGCTTGGAGGTCATCAGACTTCACGACATCCAGTACGGACTCCTGTGATAAGGTCAGAAAATCAGGTGACTTCAAAGCCGAATTTCCGTTTTCCAAGATGTATTTAATGGCCGTGTTACATAGTTCATCTACATTAAAGAACTTGGCTTGTTCCAGGATAGTGCAGACGTTCTTGGCGTTTAAGGATGTGTTAAGGAATTTCAGACAAATATCTTCCAGCTTTCCAGTGCTGTACTTTTTTGCTAGGTACAGTAGATGCATTACGTTATCAGATTTCACTTTGACGTCATCAGCGTACACGAATCTGAcaaaaataaaccaataattatattaagtgtAAAATGTGCAACTCAAGCGCTAATGAAAGATGATGAAGATTTGCCATTTGTGTTTATATTGTGATGGATTGTATGATTCAATATCAATGTTTCATGAAATTGTACTATTTACGAAAAGGGATTTTTCTTTAAAGCAGTTAAACATAGTATTTCTATTTGGCTTttccaacaacaacaagaagttTATTCAATATTAAGGCCACAGGCCGAAAATACACAAACACGTATATATGTTCTCGCATGCATGTGGTTAACTTACAGTACATCACCGGTTTGATTTCTTATTACAGATACctgatataaaaacaatgacaaATTGTACAACAATTGTTCATTTGTAGATGACGTCAgtaaaaagtgtgttttatttaaccacgccactagatttttgtatcttatcatcaggtattggacgtcaaacatatggtcattctgacactgttcttTTTAGacgaaacacgctgtcgccacataggctactcttttacgacaaacagcaagggatcttttatttgcgcttcccacaggcaggatagcacaaaccatggccattgttgaaccagttatggatcactagttggtgcaagtggtttacacctatccactgagccttgtggagcactcgctcagttggagtcggtatctgggatccgaacccagtacctaccagcctgtagaccgatggcctaaacacgacgccaccgaggccggtcaggtAGATGACATCAGTTTCACAAAAATAATCGAAGGTGGTAAATGCgaatatttattgataaaataaaaaagaaacgtTTTTCTAAAGTCCGTATACTTTTTACACTCgagtaatacatgtagttggtcttcaataaaaaaaacctcgtCATTATTCCTACAAAAAGGGCACCATCTTTGTGCATAGGTTATATTGTTAAAGTTGCCAGTGTCTACAGCTAATCCAAAGTTATTGCATCTAAACTTCGACAGGGCCCTTTTGACATGTACCACAATGTTAAGTTGCAAGTACCGTTCGATATTCAAAAGAGATTTATACTGCTTGTAATAATAACGTGAAgcagatatatttatatcaactAACGACTGTTGCTGTAAATTGTCATAAAGTCTCTGTTTAAACAATGCGATAAACGAATCAATATTATATACTTCCTGACATAGCCAAAACCAAaaccataattaaataaaatttgtttcacttTTATAGCCCAATTAATGTACCCAACATCATCTAAAGATTTTAACATCAAATAACTTTGACAAGGTAGTCTGAAAGGAGGTAGTTGAATAAGTTTACACCAATATTTGATAACTCTTGTCATATAAATAAGTTGAAGATGGACCCTACCACACTCACCCaacacaatatattttgtttgctgATTTCCCAACCTTAAGcaggtatttacaaaattgaaTTTGCACAACTTCAATAATTTGGATCTGATAGTACCGCATATTTCTGATCCATAACGTAAAATTGGAGTTATCATggcatcaaataatttaaagcTATCTGAAAAAGGTATATTTCCTGCTGTCTTGTGGTATCGGTAAAGTGTCAACAAAGATTTGTTTGCCTGAGCAGAAAGACAGAGCTGAGCTTCATTCCAAGATAATTTCGGAGTGAACATAATACCTAGATACTTGTAAAACGAAACTGCTTTAATTTGAGATCCCACGTAAAACCACTTTTCATATGATCGAAGGAGACCACTATTTTTAAATACCATAACTTTAGTCTTATCAAGATTAATTTCCATTCCAGTAGCTATGCAAAACTGTTCAATAAGTTTAATATTGGTTTGTAACTGAGAGcatgtatcagcaagtgtggCAACATCGTCTGCAAATATCAAAGTATGCATATTCTCCATATTAGCTGAAATGAATACTCCGTGATTACCAgtgtttttgaagaatttacttagtttattcataaaaattataaacaattgAGGGCTAAGAGTACAGCCCTGACGTATACCGACATTACACTTGAAATATTCAGAGAGCCCATTTACTGTCTTTACACAAGCGCTGACTTTACTATACATTGATGCAACaatgtttaaagaaaaattCTGAAATGCCAACCTCATTTagactatttaataaaacacCATGCCGCACTGTGTCAAATGCTTTTGAAAAATCTACAAAGAAGCAATAAAATCTTCAGTTACGTTTACAAATACACTTCTCAATAGCTGCATGGAGAGTAAATATATGGTCAATAGTTGAGTAAGTAGCACAAAAGCCTGCTTGGTTTTCTTCAATTATTAAATTTTCATCACACCAGCCTTGCAAGCGATCATTTAAAACTGATGCAAAAATCTCGCTTAAAGAATCGGTCAATGAAATCCCTCTATAGTTATTTGGCTCATTTCTTGATCCAGATTTAAAAATGGGGCATATAATACTTTTCCTCCCAGCTATTGGGATATATACCAcagtcaaatattttattaaatagaatCTTTAAAAATGGTGTCAGGTATGATTATGtattaccctcctggtgaagatatagcggtgtcgtacaaatttcgtacggaccaccaggtgcgtattacaaactgtattttgatttgtcaacagggaacagagtcaatttcgattggttggacagcgaccttattagcataacgggactatttttttcgttcataatgtcagtaacatccacaacttttactacaaatgtcattcaccGATTCAGCAATGCcattcattaaaagttgatgtaaactggaccgcgcgagaaatatttttaaaataaggaacagaacagaacaataattaaacatatttattttatttattatgtggatttttggtctaaaaattgttattgtcagttgtgctttgtgaattcatcattattaaggtctacgacagtcactttttggacccttgttttggctttgtacacaataaatgaaacatatccaacgttaaTCTTttcatgatatatttgacaaaaggtagtggggtttgtttttaaacttaaacttaatattttttgtagaattatgaaaaagtaaataataccgacctgtaaacagcgttgtttgcttgttgtagaaatttaacaggggtcaaggttagtagaccagttttgattttaatgtggcgatgcattgtaataatatagctaattttgaatttgaatgacgtcagaattatttttgttcgaacattactgaagcacctgaatgtgtttgaagaaaattatgtgattaattttttttaccttttacgaaatatggatttcgagtgaaattacggtaagatatgctacattgattgtgtacaaagccaaaacaagggcgcgaaaagtgactttctcttattggttggatttttggtcaacaaattgtcAACAAATTGTCATTGttagttgtgatttgtgaattcatcattattagcataaccagtggcgtaacgggaacatttgtttcttgggggcgttttgttaaaatatggaattatgcattagttttacccatttttcacctaatatgaaaataaacatatatttatgcatgtaccttacagctttctttaaattgaaaaaagaaacccGATTGAAATTTATGGGGAAGTACGTCTAcatcactcccctgaaaacgtcactgagaagtagcggaagtacaacgaactatttctcaatgcggcggtacgtagtcgtgcactggctagtTATGCAACTcaacatccggtcttgaaatgcaaaattgattgattgatttatttgtttttcataatttgtgtgatttaaaggagggtaataaataaaataccacactcgttttcgctagatataatttttacgaaacgattgaacttcccaaacgtatctgacctcactttcgttcggtcagatacgtttgggaaattcactcgtttcgtaaaaatgatatctagcgaaaactcgtatatTATTCTATATGTATTTTTCAGGAATTCGTTCAGTATACCATCTGGTCCTGGAGCTTTATTATTACGTAAACCACTGATATGGGTTTGGATCTCAGTTTCCGTAATAGGgctgtttaaaatatttgttggaAAATGCAATCTTTCCCccgtttttttttataataagtGTTATTACCAGGTTCAGAATAAAACAAGAGAAATTTAAAGTGATCTACCCATTGCTGGAAAGTTATGTTATTGTGTACAGTTTGGTTTATTGAGTCTTGTTTTATCATTTTCCAAAATGTTTTGGAACAATTCCTAGCAGACATTAGTTTTTCATTTTGGTTTTTGAAATgagcatttttctttttaacaaccATGTATTTAAATCGGTTACGACATTCTCTGTACATATTTAAGTTGCATCCCCTGTTTCTGTGTACCCTAAGAGCTAAATATTTATCATGTTTTTGTGTTTCAAGTTCATCATCCCACCAAGGAGGTTGGCTGGTAATCTTGTTTTTTAAGTTCCCTATGTATACTTTCCTATTGCCAACATCAGCCTTGTGAAAGATGCTTACTAAAGAACTTAATGTTTCCTCTACTCTTGTTCCAGCAAGATGCAGCagcttatttttgttttgcGAGAAAAGGTTTATAAACtctttcaaacatttagtattagTTAAGGCATCTTCACTCCAGATATATTTGTTCCAAACATTACCTTCTCCTTGTACTAACTTGCTATATTCAGATTAGCCGTTAACTGATCAGAACTATAAAGAACATATGAGTACGCTCTAAATGAACAGTAACAAGAAAAATGGTTGGATGAATCATGAGAATCTATATCAAAGTCGGAGATGGATGGGACAAGTGAAGAAGAAACTATCATATAATCAACTAAACTAGCACCATTGTAGGTTAAACAAGTAAACTCATTTGGCTGTTATGTTAGAATACAACATTGTCCAAGCgatgttttaaacattatacaaatgtatagttaatttatagaatatcagtttttaaAAGACGTCTAATAGGTGAATCAAGAGGGTCAAATCTGGTTAGGGTTTTTAAGCAAGTTCTTTGGATTATTCTGAACCAGTATCATTTTGAAAATGaactttctgtttttattaataaatatattaaagaaagTATCTTTCTTGCCTTGACCGGTGATGCATTAATCATTAAATAACATCTTGGAAATTAGTATTAACAGGCAATATTCCTCAGACTCTATAAGGTGTTAGTAAAGTTTAAATAATTGTGCAAATGTGTTGGGTATAAGTCGGAGAGtggttgtttttggttgttttgtttttgtatttattttattatatgcatattgtattatgttgatattataaataaagaGAAAAGCTCCAATGGTTTGATATACACTGAACATGCAATGCCATGCTGACCTCACTTCTCGTCAGACTTGTAGCAAGTTTTGTCTATTCTGATATAAATAAGTTACACACAAAATGCATGTAACAGACAACGGCGGTGTGCAGCCTTTGAGTTGTCCAGCGTTCTAACTTCtctaattatttatatatttatttgtttattacctGAGAAACAGATTAAAGACAGTGACGTCAACATCCGGGATATCCACCACACCCTTTTCAGCCAGTGGACCATCAAACATGGCTGCAAACACGTGACTGCGACTTATCAGCATGAACTTGTGAGCTTGAATTATGCCCCTTGTTGGACCAACGCGGAACGTGACGTCGCAGGCAATCTTATTTTCTAGCATGAAAAGgttggtttctgccagagatcTTCCAGTCTGCCAGTCATCGTTCAGTCCTAAAGCTCGTGTTGCCTTCCTTGGGGTCTTATTTATCCTCTGTAGTGACTCCATTTTAAGATTTCTGGTTTGACACTGTTGACTGAAATGAGTGTGAGACTGGTTATGTATATGCGTGCAAATACACACTGAAACAAATACAAAgttgaaaatgtattttgtttaacgacaccaccagagcacactgatttattaatcatcggatattggatgttaaacatttggtaatattgacgtACATTcgatagagaagaaacccgctacattattctgttagtagcaagggatttgttatatgcaccatcccacaggcaggataacacataccaagacttttgatataccagtagtggtgcactggctgaaacgagatataacccaatgggcccaccgacggggatcgaacccaaaccgaccgcgcatcaagtgaatgttTTACGACAGCTACGtccggtctctctctctctctctctctctctctctctctctctctctctctctctctctctctcacgcacgccatctcacagacaagatatcacataccacggtttttgatataccagtcatgatactctgtctggaatgagaaatagcctaacggACTACCGGCTTTACCACTTGGATCGACCCTACGCTTTACCACGCCTACACCCTGTTCACccttaaacacatttatattaaacgctttaccactgcctACACCCTGTTCACccttaaacacatttatattaaacgctttaccactggcctacacccTGTTCACccttaaacacatttatattaaacgctttaccactggcctacacccTGTTCACccttaaacacatttatattaaacgctttaccactggcctacacccTGTTCACccttaaacacatttata
Above is a genomic segment from Gigantopelta aegis isolate Gae_Host chromosome 7, Gae_host_genome, whole genome shotgun sequence containing:
- the LOC121377257 gene encoding BTB/POZ domain-containing protein 3-like, which produces MESLQRINKTPRKATRALGLNDDWQTGRSLAETNLFMLENKIACDVTFRVGPTRGIIQAHKFMLISRSHVFAAMFDGPLAEKGVVDIPDVDVTVFNLFLRFVYADDVKVKSDNVMHLLYLAKKYSTGKLEDICLKFLNTSLNAKNVCTILEQAKFFNVDELCNTAIKYILENGNSALKSPDFLTLSQESVLDVVKSDDLQADEKEVLQAAFEWAKHQCEQKHVAINTETLRTQLGDIVQQIRFPLLDREFFVRTVVPSGVLTDKEQLLIHNHAVCKDVSVAPFSEKLRNFRSKHSGGIRCNLCGCMLNNIANNSFWYRFCQQCGQQY